In Brachionichthys hirsutus isolate HB-005 chromosome 20, CSIRO-AGI_Bhir_v1, whole genome shotgun sequence, the genomic stretch TGAAGACATGAGGTCATAAAAGTGTGTAGCGTTTGGCTGATAGTCGTTTGCTCAAAGGCCGCTTTGCCTTCTCAGTTTTACTCCTGTGTTGAACAGGAAGGTCGAATCTCAGTCTGACTTTCTTTGCTTCTTTTCCCTGCAGGTTATTTATATGGGCGTGGTTCTTTACGCGCCGGCTTTGGCGCTCAATGCAGGTGAGTAGTAGAGATCGCCTCcccacacaggggggggggggcactgtgttCACCGATGGCACCTGAAAGCGGCACGCGTAGTTGTCACGCGTGTGGTTTCTCCCTCTGTTCACCTGCAGTGACAGGTTTTGACCTGTGGGGGGCAGTGATGGCCATGGGATTAGTCTGCACTGTGTATACCGCTCTGGTGAGTCCTTCTCTCATGAGGCTagtgatctccccccccccccccccaaacacacacacggatcgtCGCGTTTCTCTCGCAGGGCGGCTTGAAGGCGGTGATCTGGACCGACGTGTTCCAGACTGTCGTGATGTTTGCGGGCCAGCTGGCGGTCATCGTGGTCGGGGCGAGTCAGGCGGGCGGCATGGCGGAGGTGTGGAGGAAAGCTGTGAACGGCAGCCGCGTCGCTTCCCTCGAGTGAGTCCGCCGCCGTTTTAAAGATtcattagaagaagaaaacgctgctgataaaaaacaaaacaaacaaaaataacactgcACTCTCTCCGTCTGCGCAGCCTGAACCCCGATCCTCTGGAGCGCCACACCTTCTGGACGCTGGGCGTGGGCGGAGTCTTCCTGATGCTGGCGCTGTACGGGGTCAACCAGGCCCAGGTCCAGAGATACCTCAGCTCTCGCACTGAGAAGCAGGCCATCATGTGggtagcggcggcggcgtggcgcCACGGATCCCGAGCCGGCTCGCCGTGACCTCGTGTTGTgcatcctgctcctccaggtcctgctACGTGGTTTTCCCGTGCCAGCAGATCGTCCTGTGTCTGGGCTGCCTCATGGGGCTGGTGATGTTCGCTCGCTACGGAGAGGACAGCCCTCTGGATAAGGGCTACGTCAAATCCAATGACCAGGTAACgctcgcgccccccccccgtcgtttCCCGGTGTTCCGTTCCCGGTATGGAtgatgtttggggggggggggcgtctttgTGCAGATGGTGCTCTACTTTGTGATGGACGTGTTCAGTGACCTGCCCGGGCTCGCCGGGCTGTTTGTGGCCTGTCTCTTCAGCGGAGCGCTCAGGTAAACCGTCCGGGAAACGGCGAagtagggggggaggggggggggggggtctgccagGATTGGATTCTCATTCTCCCTTTTTTACTTCCAGCACCATCTCGTCGGCGTTCAACTCCCTAGCGACAGTAACCATGGAGGACCTGATTAAGCCTCATTTTCCAAACATGAGCGAAGCTAAAGCCACGCTGCTGTCCAAGGGACTCGGTAGGATGGCGTCCTGCGTGGCGCCCCGGCAGGATGTTTGCGTGTGTCTGCAACAGTCTGACTTCTGCTCTGCCTGCTCCGCAGCGCTGGTTTACGGCCTGGTGTGTCTGGCTATGGCCTACATCGCCTCTCTGATGGGATCcgtgctgcaggtgagcaacGATTGGGACTCGACGGTCATAATAGTCAGGAGAGACGTTTCTAGAAAGTCACGTTCTCTGTATTCTGTGCCTTCAGGCGGCGTTCAGCATCTTTGGGATGGTGGGGGGCCCCCTGCTGGGCCTCTTCAGTCTGGGGATGTTCTTTCCCTGGGCGAACTCCATAGTGAGTCCCTTTTTCTTACCTCCGCCATGGAGGTCATGTTTCtgccagcgtttgtctgtctgttcagaaagagatcctggattctggctatttacttataattaaGGCTTTTTCttataaaatatgtattcaattcactcaccaaaaatctaatcttctggatctgatccagaatgaggtcaggaaaatatattacattttaacaatgaaCTCCATTCACAGAtacaaaaatcagttacaaatacacatcgacccttttacttttcacggttggtgtacaaagacaccaagaacaaattagaaccatttgatgatgatccataACACCATATGggcggtgtaaatctaattatgatgggggggggggggggggtgagctacTTGACgggggtctgcgctctccgagtgcttttctagttcagcgtgtgtgtctttgtttactATCGCCATGGTTGCGCCTGTTCCCAGGGTGCCGTGGTCGGCTTGGCGACGGGCCTCGTCATGGCCTTCTGGATCGGCATCGGCAGTTTCGTGATGCGCATTTCGGCCTCCGCCCCCGTGCCCCCGCTGAACAGCACCGCTCCTCTCCTGTTCAGCAACGCGACCGCCGCCGCCATGACGACGGCGATCAATGCCAGCACAGTCAAGCCGAGGTAAGGTTTGAGTgaagtggcgggggggggggtccattatGGATGGGACAGGATGACATTTATGGAGCGTCTCTTTGTGTGGCGTGTTCCCCGCTTCGCCTCAGGCCCGCCGGCGTGGAGGCGCTTTACTCGCTGTCCTACATGTGGTACAGCGTGCACAACTCCAccacggtggtggtggtggggctGATCGTCAGCCTGCTCACAGGTACGCAAACGTCCATCCAGAGCACGTACGGGGTCGCTGGCTAGCGGCTGGCTCGGCCAGCTGAGGGTTCTGGAAAGTCGAGGTAAAGGTGATCAAAGGTGAAgcctctgtcctgttctggGTCCATCAGGACcgatgaaggagaaggagctgaCTCCCGGGACGGTGTTCCCCGTCTTCGGGAAGCTGCTCTTCTTCCTGCCGAAGCGCTACAAGGAGAAGCTATGCTGCGTCACGCCTCTGTCTCAGAAGGTTAGCCTCACTATTTCCTGTTTtaacccccaccaccaccaccctttTTGAGTGACCCGgcctttccctctctccccccccttgTGTCGTTGTCCAGCCCAAAGAGATCGACAGACAGCCTTATCAGATGGCCAAGAAGGACAGCAATGGGACGCCATGCTGCAAAGAGGACGTGGTCTCGGAGGACAAGGAGACGGAGAGCGGCGCGGCACAACCGGAGGACGACCTGGAAACGGCGATCGTCCTGCCCACGGGCCAGCAGGCGACTGACGCGGTGCAGGAGACGGCCTTGTGATCCTTTTTCACCGTCATACTTACGACacagataacccccccccaccccctgaaAATAGAGAAGGACCCCCGTGTCCGTACGCGGAGCTAGAGTTGACTTTGGTACAGATGTTTCTTAGAACAGCTgtatatgcttttatttttgcgaGGCTGGAACTGCACCGGCAGCCCAAAGGCTTCGGGTCTGTGTCCGCGCACGAGGGGCGGAGCTTGTGGGTCGCTCTCATTCCCAATGAGCTGCAGCTCGCAGGAAGCGGGTCGCCCGAAGACGCAACATGTAGCGGTGAATAGTGCGTCGATTTCAGATTGAGATAACTGCTGATAGAAAATGCAGCACCCTCTATTGGTAACGGCGTGCGATTGTTGGATGCCGTCCAACTGAAAACTGAATGAATAGaccgtgttgttgttgttgttgttgttttttaatggagagaaaaatattttaggTGAGATAATTTAGCCAAAAATAAGATTGcatttaaaagaataaaattttcaattttactttccatggttggtgtatgaaagATATCAAGAGCAATCTAGAACCTTTAAATGTAAAGAGCACCGTTAGCGTGTTGATGGATAAAAGCACATGAAGGTCAAGGTGCCGCTCtggcctcgtcttcctctggtGACATGATAACGTGGGCTGTTGATGGGACTTTGTTTTATTGCTCCTGGGTACACCGCTACTCACTGCTCCAGGTACCCAGAGGAGTAGCGCTGTTCCTGACTGGGACGATGATCCGGTCTCTGGTAAGCCCTTCATAGGTGCCCGTCTCCTTTTTTAAAGTTTCAGGTCTTCATCAGTGCCAGTTTGTGCTTGACTTGAGTAACGACGTGTCCGTGGCGTGTTAACATTGTCACGTTTTTTTGGAATCAGAATTCTTGGCCATTGTTTTCGTGCCATTTCTTTTCTGTCATCCATTCTCGTAGCTTaaaattggtgtgtgtgtgtgtgtgtgtgtgtgtgtgtgtgtgtctacttCATGGCCATATTCTGTCATGCGACTCAATCTGATCGGTCGGCATTGCTAAGCTCGAAACCAGAAATGTTTCAGCAGCTTGGAGAGTCCAGACGCATCTGATCTGAGGTCCAGAGATTATCTCCAGCGTGTCAATGGAAAGTCATTTCAGCTGGACGGAGGCCTTTTGGTTCAGTTGTAGATGCTGCCTGAATTCCATTGTGGGGCGTACTGCTCCTTTAAATACCTGCCAGACAATCAAGTCGACCCGTCgtagcagcagcacagagcagcgTTAGCGCATCTCCTTTTCTACGTGAAGGATTATGGACTCTCTAGATCCGCTGTTTGATGGAGCGCCGGTTCCGCTACAGAACCGCAGCCGTTTTGAACCATCCCTCTCAGAAATATACCTCAACTCACCCAAAGCATATAGAATACGATTGTTttcgtgttttgtttttttgctttatataCCAACAGAAGATTTGTTTGAagttaattttttatttttttttgtaacttcaCATAAAGCCTGAGCACATTTCCAAAGCTGAAATGTGGAATTCTATATGCAAAAAAACCCATAAAGTGTTTCGGAGA encodes the following:
- the slc5a6a gene encoding solute carrier family 5 member 6a gives rise to the protein MGEVVRMHFTTADYVIFALLLVASTGIGLFHAFTGGRQRTTQEFLMADRSMSCLPVSLSLLATFQSAVAILGAPSEVYTFGTQYWFLGCSYFLGLLIPAHVFIPVFYRLRLSSAYEYLELRFNKTVRICGTVTFIFQMVIYMGVVLYAPALALNAVTGFDLWGAVMAMGLVCTVYTALGGLKAVIWTDVFQTVVMFAGQLAVIVVGASQAGGMAEVWRKAVNGSRVASLDLNPDPLERHTFWTLGVGGVFLMLALYGVNQAQVQRYLSSRTEKQAIMSCYVVFPCQQIVLCLGCLMGLVMFARYGEDSPLDKGYVKSNDQMVLYFVMDVFSDLPGLAGLFVACLFSGALSTISSAFNSLATVTMEDLIKPHFPNMSEAKATLLSKGLALVYGLVCLAMAYIASLMGSVLQAAFSIFGMVGGPLLGLFSLGMFFPWANSIGAVVGLATGLVMAFWIGIGSFVMRISASAPVPPLNSTAPLLFSNATAAAMTTAINASTVKPRPAGVEALYSLSYMWYSVHNSTTVVVVGLIVSLLTGPMKEKELTPGTVFPVFGKLLFFLPKRYKEKLCCVTPLSQKPKEIDRQPYQMAKKDSNGTPCCKEDVVSEDKETESGAAQPEDDLETAIVLPTGQQATDAVQETAL